The following are encoded together in the Rhizobium tumorigenes genome:
- a CDS encoding MarR family winged helix-turn-helix transcriptional regulator — translation MEERFSGVVLRRKDDGYDARPTMGEIGLNHFAPYLMNRLMSRWNANMADELKELDISTTKMRALAVLSVSTSVTINELSIFAVTEQSTMSRTLDSLETQGYIRRQPRAEDMRIRDVSITEEGRAAFEKVWPTMYDLLLQMFDGVEEAEYRAFIGTLHKVLHNIRKHEI, via the coding sequence ATGGAAGAACGGTTTTCAGGTGTCGTGCTTAGGCGCAAGGACGATGGCTACGATGCCCGCCCGACCATGGGCGAGATCGGCCTGAACCATTTCGCGCCCTATCTGATGAACCGGCTGATGTCCCGCTGGAACGCCAACATGGCCGACGAGCTAAAAGAACTGGACATCTCGACCACCAAGATGCGGGCGCTGGCGGTGCTCAGCGTCTCGACGTCAGTCACCATCAACGAGCTGTCGATCTTCGCCGTGACAGAGCAATCGACAATGAGCCGGACGCTGGATTCGCTGGAAACCCAGGGCTACATCCGTCGGCAACCGCGCGCCGAAGACATGCGCATCCGCGACGTCTCGATCACCGAGGAAGGCCGCGCCGCCTTCGAAAAAGTCTGGCCGACGATGTACGACCTGCTGCTGCAGATGTTCGACGGCGTCGAGGAAGCCGAATACCGCGCCTTCATCGGAACACTCCACAAGGTGCTGCATAATATCCGCAAGCACGAGATTTGA
- a CDS encoding phytoene desaturase family protein — MAYDAVVVGAGHNGLAAAVHLAAKGWKVAVVEGSTTAGGAVKTAEVTLPGFRHDLCAMNLSMFAGSAFLAQYRQELVANGLGFVPAADCFASVFRDGTYLGVSTDLEKTAAAIKALSPEDAAAWRAMLAEFTTDAPHIFGLLGAPMPSLAAANVLWKAWRQKGSGWLYDTVRMLLSSPRDFLDARFRHAKLKTMMAAWGLHLDFAPDVAGGALFPYLESMANQAFGMVIGQGGADTIIKAMTGMLTARGGEILLGTAVDKVLVSGSKATGVLLADGRRLEASRAVIANVNPKNLFGKLLDADPKRRDFDRKVSRFRAGPGTMMIHLALDSLPDWTAGEALKSFAYVHIAPDLEMMSKVYAEAAAGLLPVEPALVVGQPTAIDPSRAPMGKHVLWVQVRVLPAEILGDAAGKIGALSWDAAKEDYADRVIDIIEAHAPGLRAKILARTVVSPLDLERENPNLIGGDSLSGSHHLDQNFLFRPVAGYSRYRTPVAGLYMCGASTWPGAGTGAGSGFLLARMLAK, encoded by the coding sequence ATGGCATACGACGCGGTGGTGGTGGGGGCGGGGCATAACGGGCTTGCAGCAGCGGTACATCTGGCCGCCAAAGGCTGGAAGGTTGCAGTCGTCGAGGGCAGCACGACCGCCGGCGGCGCAGTCAAGACTGCGGAGGTGACGCTGCCGGGTTTTCGGCACGATCTCTGTGCCATGAACCTATCGATGTTTGCGGGTTCGGCTTTCCTTGCCCAATACAGGCAGGAGCTCGTCGCAAACGGTCTCGGTTTCGTGCCGGCCGCCGATTGTTTCGCCAGCGTCTTCCGCGACGGCACGTATCTCGGCGTCAGCACCGATCTCGAAAAGACGGCGGCTGCGATTAAGGCACTTTCGCCGGAGGACGCGGCGGCCTGGCGGGCGATGCTTGCCGAATTCACCACCGATGCGCCGCACATTTTCGGGCTGCTCGGCGCACCCATGCCCTCGCTCGCTGCAGCGAATGTCCTCTGGAAGGCATGGCGGCAAAAGGGCAGCGGCTGGCTCTACGACACGGTGCGCATGCTGCTTTCCTCTCCGCGCGATTTCCTCGATGCCCGGTTTCGTCACGCCAAGCTGAAGACGATGATGGCCGCCTGGGGGCTACACCTCGATTTTGCGCCGGATGTCGCAGGCGGTGCGCTGTTTCCCTATCTGGAATCGATGGCCAATCAGGCCTTTGGCATGGTCATCGGCCAAGGCGGTGCGGATACGATCATCAAGGCGATGACGGGCATGCTGACTGCACGCGGGGGCGAGATCCTGCTCGGGACGGCGGTGGACAAGGTGCTGGTGTCCGGCAGCAAGGCGACCGGCGTGCTGCTGGCCGATGGTCGTCGGCTGGAGGCGAGCCGCGCCGTTATCGCCAACGTCAATCCGAAGAACCTGTTCGGGAAGCTACTCGATGCCGATCCGAAACGCCGGGACTTCGATCGCAAGGTCAGCCGGTTTCGTGCCGGACCCGGCACGATGATGATCCATCTGGCGCTAGACAGCCTGCCGGACTGGACGGCGGGAGAGGCACTGAAGAGCTTTGCCTATGTGCATATCGCGCCCGATCTAGAGATGATGTCGAAAGTCTATGCGGAAGCGGCGGCCGGTCTGTTGCCGGTAGAGCCGGCTCTGGTCGTCGGTCAGCCGACCGCCATCGATCCATCGCGGGCGCCTATGGGAAAGCATGTGCTCTGGGTGCAGGTGCGGGTTCTTCCGGCCGAGATCCTCGGCGACGCCGCCGGCAAGATCGGCGCGCTCAGCTGGGATGCGGCCAAGGAGGATTATGCCGACAGGGTGATCGATATCATCGAGGCCCATGCGCCGGGCCTGCGAGCCAAGATCCTCGCCCGGACGGTCGTCTCGCCTTTGGATCTCGAGCGCGAAAACCCCAACCTCATCGGCGGCGACAGCCTTTCCGGCAGCCATCACCTGGACCAGAATTTCCTGTTCCGTCCCGTCGCCGGATATTCGCGCTACAGGACGCCGGTCGCCGGCCTTTACATGTGCGGCGCGTCCACCTGGCCGGGGGCGGGAACGGGAGCTGGCTCCGGCTTCCTGCTTGCCCGGATGCTGGCCAAGTGA
- a CDS encoding MarR family winged helix-turn-helix transcriptional regulator has product MAEAESETVDLEAIAHGAQDGKKQELRLWLRMLSTTKLISQEVRRRLRAEFGATLPQFDLMAQLYRESDGLRLGELSKRTMVTNGNVTGLVERLEIDGMVLRETPHGDRRVTVAKLTAKGEKLFTAMAAAHEGWLRDMLGDVDPSIIAELWTDIGTVKASVSNHLSGGEFD; this is encoded by the coding sequence ATGGCCGAAGCAGAAAGCGAAACTGTCGACCTGGAGGCGATTGCCCACGGCGCCCAGGATGGCAAGAAGCAGGAACTGCGCCTCTGGTTGCGCATGCTGTCGACCACGAAGCTGATCTCGCAGGAAGTGCGCCGCCGACTGCGGGCTGAATTCGGCGCGACGCTGCCGCAGTTCGACCTGATGGCGCAGCTTTATCGTGAAAGCGACGGGCTGAGGCTCGGTGAACTCTCAAAACGGACGATGGTCACCAACGGCAACGTCACGGGGCTTGTCGAGCGGCTGGAAATCGACGGCATGGTTTTGCGCGAAACGCCCCACGGCGACCGGCGCGTGACCGTCGCCAAGTTGACGGCCAAGGGCGAAAAGCTGTTCACCGCCATGGCCGCCGCCCACGAAGGGTGGCTGCGCGACATGCTGGGAGACGTAGACCCGTCCATCATCGCAGAACTCTGGACCGACATCGGCACCGTCAAGGCCTCCGTCAGCAACCACCTTTCGGGTGGGGAGTTTGACTGA
- a CDS encoding cyclase family protein, translated as MTSNTLASLATALVSGSIKVVDLTASLGPDTPVLYLPPQFGKNTPKVKVHTISQYNEDGPFWAWNWLELGEHTGTHFDAPSHWITGKDNPQNTTDTIPPQNFVAPVNVIDRSKEAAANPDYLLTVDSIKEWEAEHGDIEAGSWVLLRTDWYKRNGSTETFLNADENGPHSPGPTAEAIEYLLTKDIIGWGQETIGTDAGSAGGMNPPFPAHNLMHKNNRYGLASLCQLDLLPPKGAILIAAPLKIVSGTGSPVRALALIAQ; from the coding sequence ATGACGTCGAACACGCTTGCCAGCCTGGCCACCGCCCTCGTTTCGGGCTCCATCAAGGTCGTCGATCTCACTGCATCGCTCGGGCCCGACACCCCCGTGCTCTACCTGCCGCCGCAGTTCGGCAAGAACACGCCGAAGGTCAAGGTCCACACCATCTCGCAGTATAACGAGGATGGACCGTTCTGGGCCTGGAACTGGCTGGAACTCGGCGAGCATACCGGCACCCATTTCGATGCGCCGAGCCACTGGATCACCGGCAAGGACAACCCCCAGAACACCACCGACACCATCCCACCGCAAAACTTCGTCGCCCCCGTCAATGTCATCGATCGCTCGAAGGAGGCAGCCGCCAATCCGGACTATCTGCTGACCGTCGACAGCATCAAGGAATGGGAGGCGGAGCATGGCGACATCGAAGCCGGATCCTGGGTATTGCTGCGCACCGACTGGTACAAGCGCAACGGTTCGACCGAGACATTCCTGAATGCCGACGAGAACGGCCCGCATTCGCCGGGTCCGACTGCCGAGGCGATTGAATATCTGCTCACCAAGGACATCATCGGCTGGGGCCAGGAAACTATCGGCACAGATGCCGGCTCGGCCGGTGGCATGAACCCGCCCTTCCCGGCCCACAACCTGATGCACAAGAACAACCGTTACGGCCTCGCCAGCCTCTGCCAGCTTGATCTTCTGCCGCCAAAGGGCGCCATTCTCATCGCCGCCCCACTGAAAATCGTCTCCGGCACCGGCTCCCCCGTGCGCGCCCTGGCCCTGATCGCCCAATAG
- a CDS encoding phytoene desaturase family protein, whose product MSSHDYIIVGSGINALVAAAMLGKKGRKVLILERNERIGGCLRSEEITEPGFVHDVMATTMVLFLTSPAYGALGKDLEARGLAFSHAELPTGVLRPDGSNVIFSRDRQRNIATFEDLSAGDGKTFSDEMDRLGADAPFLFSLLGGALWSGNILKTVSRQAWGRGIRNLAAWFGSALTPARGYLQTAYGSDLARALWAPWVLHCGLSPEDAYSAEMLKVIGFAIELAGCPVATGGAGTLVTAFERLIADQGGTIRTGADVASILPGPGNVAGGVRLASGETITATGGVICSTTPNQLYERLMADWPEPLPERISKDVAQYRYGKGNMQIHYALSAPPRWRHNPELGQVALLHLTPGLDGVSRACNECERGLLPAEPTVCVGQPVSFDPSRAPEGKSILWLQLPEAPRVLKGDAAAKIETPADGRWTETVREQYADRIEALLESHIENFAEIKLARRAYSPADLETMNMNLVGGDPYGGHCGLDQFFLWRPFKSSVNHRTHIKGLYHIGASSHPGPGLGGGSGFLLASSLK is encoded by the coding sequence ATGAGCAGCCATGACTACATAATCGTTGGCAGCGGCATCAATGCGCTGGTTGCGGCGGCCATGCTGGGCAAGAAGGGTCGCAAGGTTCTGATCCTCGAGCGCAACGAGCGCATCGGCGGATGCCTGCGCAGCGAGGAGATCACCGAGCCCGGCTTCGTCCACGACGTCATGGCGACAACGATGGTGCTGTTCCTGACCTCGCCGGCCTACGGGGCGCTCGGCAAGGATCTGGAGGCGCGCGGCCTTGCTTTCTCGCATGCCGAACTGCCAACCGGCGTGCTGCGTCCTGACGGATCGAACGTCATCTTTTCCAGGGATCGCCAGCGCAATATAGCCACCTTCGAAGACCTGTCGGCAGGCGACGGCAAGACTTTCTCCGACGAAATGGACAGGCTCGGAGCCGATGCGCCGTTCCTTTTCTCCCTGCTCGGCGGCGCTCTCTGGTCGGGCAACATCCTGAAGACTGTGTCCCGGCAGGCCTGGGGGCGAGGCATTCGCAACCTTGCTGCCTGGTTCGGCAGCGCGCTGACGCCCGCACGAGGCTACCTGCAGACGGCCTACGGCTCGGACCTCGCCCGCGCACTCTGGGCGCCCTGGGTGCTGCATTGCGGCCTCAGCCCGGAAGATGCCTATTCCGCCGAAATGCTGAAGGTCATCGGATTTGCCATCGAGCTTGCAGGCTGCCCCGTCGCAACTGGGGGCGCCGGCACCCTGGTGACGGCGTTCGAACGGCTGATCGCGGACCAGGGTGGTACCATCCGGACAGGTGCCGATGTTGCAAGCATCCTGCCCGGCCCCGGCAACGTCGCCGGCGGCGTTCGCCTTGCGAGTGGAGAAACCATTACCGCCACCGGCGGCGTCATCTGCTCGACCACCCCGAACCAGCTTTATGAGCGCCTGATGGCCGACTGGCCCGAGCCGCTGCCGGAGCGGATCAGCAAGGATGTGGCCCAGTATCGCTATGGCAAGGGCAACATGCAGATCCACTACGCGCTGTCCGCACCGCCCCGCTGGAGGCATAACCCGGAGCTCGGCCAGGTCGCGTTGCTGCACTTGACTCCTGGCCTCGACGGTGTCTCGCGCGCCTGCAACGAATGCGAACGCGGTCTGCTGCCGGCCGAACCCACCGTTTGCGTTGGCCAGCCGGTATCCTTCGACCCCAGCCGGGCGCCTGAGGGAAAGTCCATCCTCTGGCTGCAATTGCCCGAAGCGCCGCGCGTGCTGAAAGGCGATGCCGCGGCCAAGATCGAGACGCCGGCGGACGGCCGCTGGACGGAGACGGTGCGCGAACAGTATGCGGATCGCATCGAGGCGTTGCTGGAGAGCCACATCGAAAACTTCGCGGAAATCAAGCTTGCCCGCCGCGCCTATTCTCCGGCCGATCTCGAGACGATGAACATGAACCTCGTCGGCGGTGACCCCTATGGGGGCCATTGTGGCCTCGACCAGTTTTTTCTCTGGCGGCCCTTCAAGTCTTCGGTTAATCACCGCACCCACATCAAGGGCCTGTACCACATCGGTGCGTCGTCCCACCCGGGCCCTGGCCTCGGCGGCGGTTCGGGTTTCCTGCTCGCATCCTCGCTGAAATAA